In Alkalihalobacillus sp. AL-G, the genomic stretch TTATTCCTTATTCAAAACAGGATATTGTTTCCGAAATGACAGTGGATAAAGATAAGTATGGACTTTATATTTACAATCCGAAACCTAATGAAAATGGAGGATACAGTCCTCCAGACACCCATGAAAATGTCCCTTTTCAAAGGGTAGTAATGAAACATTCGAACAGTGAAGTTAAAAACACGAAAGAATTATTAGGGTTATTTGAAGATTCCCCTACGTATATCGTTACAGATGATAAAGGGATTCTGTTTAAAGCAAACAATGAAAAAGAACTCGATGCTTTTATAGAAACATTAGCCAAACAAGAAACGGACTAAAGTAGAAGGCAAACGGGGCGTAAGTGAAATTCAAATAAAAACAATCAATGGACTTCCAGTTACATGGAAGTCCATTTTCACAATAAAAATCAACATTAAACTATGACAGAGCCTAATATAAAATTGAACAAGACTGATCCGAGATTGGACCAGTCCTGTTTGAGAGAGAGTTTTTTCAGAAAAGAAGCGGTTTAAATGACGTATTTTTCGTCTTCCAACAGCTTCGAGGCTATTTCGCGCTTTTTCTTGATGACATTCATCGGAGTATAGCGGGTCAGCTTCTTAAGTGCGGACAGCATCATACGCAGTTGGTCACCTTCTTCAATTGCAACGATTGATTCTTTGGCATGTAACTCGATGCGTTGGAATGCTTCCTGACAATAGACTTCTGTCAATAAAATCTTTTGTGCCGCTTTTTCAGCACCTTGCTTTTGAATCGCTTTTTCAGTTCGCAGAACGACCGATTCCATTGCATACGCTTCACTGACGATATCTGCCACATTTGAAAGGATTTCTTGTTCGTGTTCAAGCTTCGGACCGTACTTTTGTGCGCCAAGTCCAGCAATCATCAAAAAGATCTTCTTAGCATTCTTCACAAATTGCTTTTCTTGAGCGAGCGGCTCATTGTCCACTTCTTCAGGCATGAGCATCATCAATTCATTTTGAAGCTCCGTAGCTTTTTGAAGCAATGGAAGCTCACCTTTCATAGCCTTTCGCATCAAGGTTCCTGGAACGAGAAGACGGTTGATTTCATTCGTTCCTTCAAAAATCCGGTTTATACGAGAATCACGGTACATGTTTTCAACCTCGTATTCGGACATAAAGCCGTATCCACCGTGAATCTGAACCGCTTCATCGACGATATAATCGAGTGTTTCAGAAGCGAAAACCTTATTAAGTGAGCATTCCACTGCATACTCTGCGATTCCTTTTGCCAGCAACGAACCATCTTTTTGGTCTTCTGCCGATAAGTCACCAAGTCGATCCTCATACATCCCAACTGTGCGGTAAACAGAGCTTTCAGATGCATAGGTCTTCGCTGCCATCGTGGCGAGCTTTTCTTGAATGAGTGTGAACTTTGCAATTGGTTGTTTGAATTGCTGACGCTCATTCGAATATTTGATCGCGACTTCCAGCGCACGTTTGGCTGCCCCTACACAACCAACCGCAAGCTTGTATCGACCGATATTCAATATGTTAAAAGCAATTACATGGCCTCGACCAGCTTCACCTAGCAGATTTTCTTTCGGCACCTGGACATCTTCTAAAATCAATGTCCGAGTCGATGACCCCTTGATGCCCATTTTCTTTTCTTCAGGTCCAGTTGAAACGCCTGCAAAATCTCGTTCGACGATGAATGTTGAAAAATGCTCGCCGTCGATTTTTGCATAAACGATAAACACGTCCGCAAATGCAGAGTTGGTGATCCATTGCTTTTCACCGTTTAAAACGTAATGCGTACCAGCTTCGTTCAGCTTTGCGACTGTTTTTGCTCCGAGTGCATCAGAGCCTGATCCCGGCTCCGTTAGTGCGTATGCTGCAATTCGCTTCCCGACAGCGAGATCTGGTAAATAACGTTGCTTTTGATCTTCATTTCCGAATAAAACGATCGGCAGCGAGCCAATCCCGACATGCGCCCCGTAACTGAGTGAGAAAGAACGGGCACGGGCGAATTTTTCTGTGATGAGTGAAGAGCTGATTTTATCAAGTGCAAGTCCGCCATATTCTTCAGGAACATCTGCGCCGAGCAGCCCAAGCCCTCCCGCTTTCGTCAACAAATCTCTAGAAAGATCGAACTGATGCTGCTCGATTTTTTCTAATTTCGGAACAACCTCTTTCACGACAAAATCCTCTGTCGTTTTTCCCATCAACAACTGTTCCTCTGAAAAATCCTCTGGTGTGAAAATGTGTTGCGCATCAACATCTTCAATCAGAAAGCTTCCGCCTTTTGCGGCTTTTTCCACACTGTTTGACATGCAAGTAACCTCCTTTTATCAATTAGATAATGAATAGTCGCAGTGTCTAGCTCCGGCACCTAGGTGTTCTGGTCGCTTCGATTCCTGAACAAAACACGAAAAAGCGTGCTGTGCTCTTGAATATCCAACGCTTGCACCACAGGCATAAGTGCAACTATGGTAACCGCCTTCGCAACTGCTTGCCGTTTACCAAGTTTTCTTTATCGCATCTTAGCAAGGCGCTTTCGCTTTTCAAATCAGTGAATCAATTCAAATACACCTGCGGCACCCATACCGCCTCCGATACACATTGTTACCACTCCGAATTGTTCATTTCGGCGCTTCATTTCGTGCATCAAGGTCAAGGTCAGCTTTGCGCCGGTACACCCTAACGGATGCCCTAATGCAATTGCACCTCCATTGACATTGACCTTCTCCTCATCAAGTCCCAATTGACGGATGACTTGAAGAGATTGGGAAGCGAACGCCTCATTAAGCTCGAACAATCCGATATCGGAAAGCTCAAGGCCGGCAAGCTTCAATGCTT encodes the following:
- a CDS encoding acyl-CoA dehydrogenase family protein; translated protein: MSNSVEKAAKGGSFLIEDVDAQHIFTPEDFSEEQLLMGKTTEDFVVKEVVPKLEKIEQHQFDLSRDLLTKAGGLGLLGADVPEEYGGLALDKISSSLITEKFARARSFSLSYGAHVGIGSLPIVLFGNEDQKQRYLPDLAVGKRIAAYALTEPGSGSDALGAKTVAKLNEAGTHYVLNGEKQWITNSAFADVFIVYAKIDGEHFSTFIVERDFAGVSTGPEEKKMGIKGSSTRTLILEDVQVPKENLLGEAGRGHVIAFNILNIGRYKLAVGCVGAAKRALEVAIKYSNERQQFKQPIAKFTLIQEKLATMAAKTYASESSVYRTVGMYEDRLGDLSAEDQKDGSLLAKGIAEYAVECSLNKVFASETLDYIVDEAVQIHGGYGFMSEYEVENMYRDSRINRIFEGTNEINRLLVPGTLMRKAMKGELPLLQKATELQNELMMLMPEEVDNEPLAQEKQFVKNAKKIFLMIAGLGAQKYGPKLEHEQEILSNVADIVSEAYAMESVVLRTEKAIQKQGAEKAAQKILLTEVYCQEAFQRIELHAKESIVAIEEGDQLRMMLSALKKLTRYTPMNVIKKKREIASKLLEDEKYVI